A genomic region of Colletotrichum destructivum chromosome 1, complete sequence contains the following coding sequences:
- a CDS encoding Putative ribonuclease MRP protein subunit RMP1: protein MAPVDTADLDRPTVAALVPVLQIFDGFNHRNKNQHRVARWWARFDLLRRSVRRLHDALEARVRHRHAQSFKAPSKKSASKANASAVIGNGNRRGNALDEHVTARARLLLDIIIPSSFLDFSQLAADNQHAALGLVLLGVLARINSTVAPLVPQQSERGGDMPMTNSSASHDAVTVKDQTPPELMDLGVAISRDQLKLAAKPPARRPRKDEWEAVASTATKKKRNMLNASDSESEPSSKLVKSKKPEKKPGKKKSKKGDEFSDLFSSLI from the exons atGGCCCCCGTTGACACAGCAGACCTCGACCGGCCCACCGTTGCCGCCCTGGTCCCCGTCCTCCAGATATTCGACGGCTTCAACCACCGCAACAAGAATCAGCACCGCGTCGCCCGCTGGTGGGCCCGCTTTGACCTCCTTCGCCGTTCCGTTCGGCGACTccacgacgccctcgaggcaCGCGTGCGTCACCGGCACGCCCAGAGCTTCAAGGCACCCTCCAAGAAGTCGGCCAGCAAGgccaacgccagcgccgtcatcggcaaTGGGAACCGTCGGGGAAATGCGTTGGATGAGCATGTCACTGCGAGGGCacggctgctgctcgacatAATCATCCCCTCGTCATTTCT AGATTTCAGTCAGTTGGCGGCAGATAACCAACATGCtgcccttggcctggtcTTGCTGGGCGTCTTGGCCCGTATAAACTCAACCGTCGCTCCCTTGGTCCCCCAACAATCCGAGAGAGGTGGTGATATGCCCATGACCAATTCATCAGCCAgccacgacgccgtcacAGTTAAGGACCAGACACCGCCGGAGCTGATGGACCTCGGCGTGGCCATCTCTCGAGACCAGTTGAAGCTGGCCGCTAAGCccccagctcgccgcccaaGGAAAGACGAATGGGAGGCTGTCGCATCAACTGCGACTAAAAAGAAGCGCAACATGCTTAATGCGTCCGATAGCGAATCTGAGCCCAGCAGTAAGCTGGTCAAGTCGAAAAAGCCTGAGAAGAAACCCGGCAAGAAAAAGTCGAAAAAGGGTGACGAGTTTTCCGATCTGTTCAGCTCGCTGATATAG